Proteins from a single region of Sphingomonas sp.:
- a CDS encoding peptidylprolyl isomerase, with product MIRALLIALLALFAAPVAAQTTAPPAANPRVAFETEAGRFVVEVYADKAPVTAANFLRYVDAKRLDGITFYRVVKVQDHFGFVQLGLQNDPKRVFPPIRHEPTTQTGIKHLDGTLSMPRLKPGSAQGEFTISLGDQPSFDANPENPGDNLGFAAFARVVDGLDVVLKVFDAPNSPTATLRGGSFKGEVPAKPVKVLTVRRITA from the coding sequence ATGATCCGTGCGTTGTTGATCGCGTTGCTCGCTCTGTTCGCGGCACCCGTTGCCGCGCAGACCACCGCGCCGCCAGCCGCCAATCCGCGCGTCGCGTTCGAGACCGAGGCCGGGCGCTTCGTGGTCGAGGTCTATGCCGACAAGGCGCCTGTCACCGCCGCCAATTTCCTGCGCTATGTCGATGCGAAGCGGCTCGACGGCATCACCTTCTACCGCGTCGTTAAGGTGCAGGACCATTTCGGCTTCGTGCAACTGGGGCTGCAGAACGATCCCAAGCGCGTGTTTCCGCCGATCAGGCACGAGCCGACGACGCAGACCGGGATCAAGCACCTCGACGGAACGCTTTCGATGCCGCGCCTCAAGCCCGGCAGCGCGCAGGGCGAGTTTACAATCAGCCTTGGGGACCAGCCTTCATTCGATGCAAACCCCGAGAACCCCGGCGACAATCTCGGCTTCGCCGCCTTCGCGCGCGTGGTCGACGGGCTGGATGTGGTCCTCAAGGTCTTCGACGCGCCCAATTCGCCGACCGCGACGCTGCGCGGCGGGAGCTTCAAGGGCGAGGTGCCTGCCAAGCCGGTCAAGGTGCTGACGGTGCGACGGATTACCGCATAA
- a CDS encoding metalloregulator ArsR/SmtB family transcription factor: MQRVFEALSSTTRRKILAYLSHAELTAGEIAARFSISKPAVSQHLSVLENAGLVTSEKRGQYVHYKLVTEHLANSLNGYLQEVCPVSRPLKAESAKLAAGKEAEDKE; encoded by the coding sequence ATGCAGCGCGTTTTCGAAGCCCTATCCTCCACCACCCGTCGCAAGATCCTTGCCTATCTCAGCCATGCGGAGCTGACGGCAGGGGAGATCGCGGCGCGTTTCTCGATCTCCAAGCCGGCCGTATCGCAGCATCTTTCGGTGCTGGAGAATGCCGGGCTGGTGACGAGCGAGAAGCGCGGGCAATATGTGCACTACAAGCTGGTGACCGAGCATCTGGCGAACTCGCTCAACGGTTATTTGCAGGAAGTCTGTCCGGTGTCGCGTCCGCTCAAGGCGGAGAGCGCGAAGCTGGCGGCGGGGAAGGAAGCGGAGGACAAGGAATGA